A DNA window from Abyssisolibacter fermentans contains the following coding sequences:
- a CDS encoding ArsR/SmtB family transcription factor, whose translation MSLDVTLDTKEPIIKVLKSKTIELIAAIHVLADCKHHNYAKDWAENMYKQLKEKELLNLLVLISKLNMKGLEFIEFVLDSEEFEDIDKLILSIKSYDDIEILYKLFSEEFSFDEIAEMVSDIKSVDVIIKEKEYTHYLEANNVKDIINNLDLIKNNIDKLFYCVDNNKFSKQFNDIDILYEEGIKEINYMLMKDKPLDVAQKIMGKKFRRVSDYKKYFFIPSFFISPHNIRIFNKEYNILIYDTRSFNIDLKEKSKDIVKALKVVSDATRLEILRQLISSPTYGKILASRLNLTTATISHHLEQLKKVDLIVEERVKSTKYFKANIENIENLFESAMNYLFNKD comes from the coding sequence ATGTCACTAGATGTAACATTGGATACAAAAGAACCTATAATAAAGGTACTTAAGTCAAAAACTATTGAATTAATAGCAGCCATACATGTTTTAGCAGATTGCAAGCACCATAATTATGCAAAAGATTGGGCTGAAAATATGTATAAACAGCTAAAAGAAAAAGAACTTTTAAATCTTTTAGTTTTGATTTCTAAATTAAACATGAAAGGCTTAGAATTTATTGAATTTGTATTAGATAGTGAAGAATTTGAGGATATAGACAAACTTATACTAAGTATAAAATCATATGATGATATTGAAATTTTATATAAATTATTTAGTGAAGAATTTAGTTTTGATGAAATAGCTGAAATGGTCAGTGACATAAAAAGTGTTGACGTCATCATAAAAGAAAAAGAATACACTCATTACTTAGAAGCTAATAATGTTAAAGATATAATCAATAATTTAGATTTGATAAAAAATAATATAGATAAATTGTTTTATTGTGTAGATAATAATAAATTTAGCAAGCAATTTAATGATATAGATATATTATATGAAGAAGGTATTAAAGAAATTAATTATATGCTCATGAAAGATAAACCACTAGATGTAGCACAAAAAATAATGGGGAAAAAATTTCGTAGAGTATCTGATTATAAAAAATATTTTTTTATCCCGTCGTTTTTTATAAGTCCTCATAACATAAGGATTTTTAATAAAGAGTATAATATATTAATTTATGATACAAGAAGTTTTAATATAGATTTAAAAGAAAAATCTAAAGATATAGTAAAAGCATTAAAAGTTGTATCAGATGCAACTAGATTAGAAATATTGAGACAGCTAATAAGTAGCCCGACATATGGTAAAATTTTAGCAAGTAGATTAAATTTAACTACTGCAACAATATCGCATCATTTGGAACAACTAAAAAAAGTTGATTTAATAGTAGAAGAAAGAGTCAAATCAACTAAGTATTTTAAAGCCAATATAGAAAATATAGAAAATTTATTTGAAAGTGCAATGAATTATTTGTTTAATAAAGATTAA
- a CDS encoding site-2 protease family protein → MNLFNFDLRQILLTIPAILVGFSFHEYAHAQVAVWLGDNTPKYQNRLTLNPTAHLEPMGFISLLLLGFGWAKPVQIDPNNFENPKRDDILVSLAGPVMNFLMAIVFMIIMKLSTYLPDSILMSSIYPTIWQVLSYTVFINIVLMVFNLIPIPPLDGSHVLFGILNLKDTEFYYQLQSKGTLILLALIIFDVIEKIMTPPILFIYNNLLRIFFGF, encoded by the coding sequence GTGAATTTATTTAATTTTGACCTACGTCAAATATTGTTGACAATACCAGCTATATTAGTTGGGTTTTCGTTTCATGAATATGCACATGCACAGGTAGCAGTATGGCTTGGAGATAATACTCCAAAATATCAAAATAGATTAACATTAAATCCAACAGCACATTTAGAACCTATGGGATTTATATCCTTATTGTTACTTGGTTTTGGATGGGCAAAGCCAGTTCAAATTGATCCTAATAATTTTGAAAATCCTAAAAGAGATGATATATTAGTATCATTAGCAGGACCAGTAATGAATTTTTTAATGGCAATAGTTTTTATGATTATAATGAAACTATCGACATATCTACCAGATTCAATATTAATGTCTAGTATATATCCGACAATATGGCAAGTATTGTCATATACTGTATTTATTAATATAGTACTGATGGTATTTAATCTTATACCTATACCTCCATTAGATGGCTCACATGTGTTGTTTGGAATCTTAAACTTAAAGGATACAGAGTTTTATTATCAGTTACAGTCAAAAGGTACATTGATTTTATTGGCATTAATTATCTTTGATGTAATAGAAAAGATAATGACACCGCCTATACTATTTATATATAACAATTTACTAAGAATATTTTTTGGATTTTAA
- a CDS encoding TrmH family RNA methyltransferase — MEEEIILEGHISIEAAIKANNREIFTIYIKKNKGYRETAKLQKMAKAKNIPVKRVSTEFINAKVQGQTHGGMIAIVGQRKLLNLEDLIKDKKNPFIVMIDGIEDPFNFGFAVRSLYAAGVDGLVVRNRNWMSAAGVVAKSSAGATELIPTASVETALEAAEFFKSKGLKVACTANKNAVDIYEADLTYPMFLLIGGEKRGITRSFLNKADILLRIPYGREYTASLTASSSSAIISFEAMRQRGRIV, encoded by the coding sequence ATGGAAGAAGAAATTATACTTGAAGGGCACATATCAATAGAAGCCGCTATAAAAGCAAATAATAGAGAAATATTTACAATATACATAAAGAAGAATAAAGGATATCGAGAAACTGCTAAACTTCAAAAAATGGCTAAAGCAAAGAATATACCTGTAAAAAGAGTGAGTACTGAGTTCATTAACGCAAAAGTACAAGGACAAACTCATGGAGGTATGATAGCTATAGTAGGTCAAAGAAAGCTTCTAAATTTAGAGGATTTAATTAAAGATAAAAAGAACCCTTTTATAGTAATGATAGATGGCATTGAAGATCCCTTTAATTTTGGATTTGCTGTGAGATCACTATATGCAGCTGGTGTAGACGGGTTAGTTGTAAGAAATAGAAATTGGATGTCAGCAGCAGGAGTAGTAGCAAAATCTTCAGCAGGAGCAACGGAATTGATACCAACAGCTTCGGTAGAAACAGCATTGGAGGCAGCTGAATTTTTTAAATCTAAAGGTTTAAAAGTTGCATGTACTGCAAATAAAAATGCTGTTGATATATACGAAGCAGATTTAACGTATCCAATGTTCTTATTGATAGGTGGGGAAAAACGTGGAATAACAAGATCTTTTTTAAATAAAGCTGATATATTACTTAGAATACCATATGGAAGAGAATATACCGCTTCACTAACTGCATCTTCTTCATCAGCGATTATATCTTTTGAAGCTATGCGCCAAAGGGGTAGGATTGTTTGA
- a CDS encoding aminotransferase class IV, with protein MRNEADKTYYIYNDVVCNNNNDEGFKIIKGESIYEVIRIANGKPLFLEEHINRFKKSAQLLNYTLKHDENYFFELINKLVDINKCKNINVKLIASGFKKEKEDILGCFIKSYYPDEKTYREGIKTILIDVERENPNVKSINTNFKKNIKVKLEENQAFEALIVNDEGFITEGSRSNMFFVKNDLLYTSPAGDVLLGVTRNHIIKACEDLHIKIVQENIHVNDLEKIDGAFMTGTSVGVLPITYINDLSYNSVAIDLIKKISEKYNDDVRNYLCRN; from the coding sequence ATGAGAAATGAAGCAGATAAAACATACTATATATATAATGATGTAGTATGTAACAATAATAATGATGAAGGTTTTAAAATCATAAAGGGAGAGTCTATTTATGAAGTAATCAGAATCGCAAATGGGAAACCACTTTTTCTAGAAGAACATATTAATAGATTTAAAAAATCAGCTCAACTATTGAATTATACTTTAAAGCATGATGAAAACTATTTTTTTGAGTTAATTAATAAATTAGTAGACATTAATAAATGTAAAAACATAAATGTAAAGCTTATAGCAAGTGGTTTTAAAAAAGAAAAAGAAGATATTTTAGGATGCTTTATAAAGAGTTATTATCCTGATGAAAAAACTTATAGAGAAGGCATTAAAACAATATTAATAGATGTAGAAAGAGAAAACCCGAATGTAAAAAGTATAAATACTAATTTTAAAAAAAATATAAAAGTAAAATTAGAGGAAAATCAAGCATTTGAAGCATTAATAGTCAACGATGAAGGATTTATAACAGAAGGAAGTCGTTCTAATATGTTTTTTGTAAAAAATGATTTACTATATACTTCTCCAGCAGGAGATGTATTATTAGGAGTTACAAGAAATCATATAATAAAAGCTTGTGAAGATTTACATATTAAAATAGTACAAGAAAATATACATGTGAATGATTTAGAAAAGATAGATGGAGCATTTATGACAGGTACATCTGTGGGGGTGTTACCAATAACGTATATTAATGATTTGAGCTACAATTCCGTTGCTATAGATTTAATAAAAAAAATATCAGAAAAATACAATGATGATGTTAGGAATTATCTTTGTAGAAATTAA
- a CDS encoding FGGY-family carbohydrate kinase, giving the protein MKEYVLSIDCGTQSIRALIFDKKGTLLAKSKQEFKPYFSINSGWAEQEVTFYWDTICSACNDLKEKYADLWEDLIAVSVTTQRDTCVVVDKNGKALRPAILWLDQRMAECEEPMPRVYRMMVKTINMTYEIESYRKKFKANWIKENEPEIWEKTYKYLLLSGYVNLRLTGEFVDSIASQIGHIPFDFKNKKWASKYDIKNFIFDIERDKFPKLIKSGEIMGKITKEASMQTGIKEGLYVIASGSDKGCDTLGTGCIDESKGSISLGSAVTIQTTAKRFYEISKYNPPYPAINPECYNPEVQINRGYWMISWFKREFAMKEVLEAKKLNVTPESLLDKHLKKVPPGSHGLILQPYWGAGIKKPEAKGAIIGFGDIHTRVHIYRAIIEGINYALLEGIENIQKKSGVHMNYVVLTGGGSNSDEICQITADVLNRPVYRVQTHETSGLGAAITSYVALGIYTSFDEAVRNMVHYKDEFKPDGRNTEIYSQLYNKVYKQMYPRMKKLYQNIMDITKYPK; this is encoded by the coding sequence ATGAAGGAATATGTTCTATCAATAGATTGTGGAACTCAAAGCATACGAGCTTTGATTTTTGATAAAAAAGGAACTCTATTAGCTAAGAGCAAACAGGAGTTTAAACCATATTTTTCAATTAATTCTGGTTGGGCGGAGCAGGAAGTAACATTTTACTGGGATACAATATGTAGTGCATGTAATGATTTAAAAGAAAAGTATGCAGATTTATGGGAAGATTTAATTGCTGTATCAGTAACAACTCAAAGAGATACTTGTGTTGTAGTAGATAAAAATGGAAAAGCGCTAAGACCTGCAATACTTTGGTTAGACCAAAGAATGGCTGAATGTGAAGAACCGATGCCTAGAGTATATAGAATGATGGTTAAGACTATAAATATGACATATGAAATAGAAAGCTATAGAAAAAAATTTAAAGCGAATTGGATTAAGGAAAATGAACCGGAGATATGGGAAAAAACGTATAAATATTTACTGTTATCAGGATATGTGAATTTAAGGCTTACAGGAGAATTTGTTGATTCTATAGCTTCACAAATTGGACATATACCATTTGACTTTAAAAATAAAAAATGGGCTAGCAAATATGATATAAAGAATTTTATATTTGATATTGAAAGAGATAAGTTTCCCAAATTAATTAAATCTGGTGAAATAATGGGCAAAATCACCAAAGAAGCGTCTATGCAGACAGGAATAAAAGAAGGTTTATATGTTATAGCATCTGGCTCTGACAAAGGTTGTGATACACTAGGAACAGGTTGTATTGATGAAAGTAAAGGTAGTATAAGCTTAGGTTCTGCAGTTACTATTCAAACAACAGCTAAAAGATTTTATGAAATTTCTAAATATAATCCTCCATATCCGGCAATAAATCCAGAATGTTATAATCCAGAAGTTCAAATTAATAGAGGCTATTGGATGATTTCATGGTTTAAAAGAGAATTTGCTATGAAAGAGGTATTAGAAGCAAAGAAATTAAATGTAACTCCTGAATCACTTTTGGATAAGCATTTAAAGAAAGTGCCACCTGGATCTCATGGATTAATATTACAACCATATTGGGGTGCAGGGATAAAAAAACCTGAAGCTAAAGGTGCTATAATTGGTTTTGGGGATATTCATACAAGGGTCCATATTTATAGAGCTATAATAGAAGGAATAAACTATGCATTATTAGAAGGCATTGAAAATATACAGAAAAAATCAGGTGTACATATGAATTATGTAGTACTTACAGGTGGAGGTTCAAACAGTGATGAAATATGTCAAATAACAGCTGATGTATTAAACAGACCTGTTTATAGAGTACAAACTCATGAAACATCAGGTTTAGGTGCGGCTATTACTTCTTATGTAGCTTTAGGAATATATACTAGCTTTGATGAAGCAGTAAGAAATATGGTACATTATAAAGATGAGTTTAAGCCAGATGGTAGAAATACAGAAATTTACTCACAGCTTTATAACAAAGTATATAAACAAATGTACCCTAGAATGAAAAAATTATATCAAAATATAATGGATATTACTAAATACCCTAAATAA